AACTCGTGGCGCGGCGCAAACGCCTGGGCCAGAAGAGCGGCGCGGGCTTCTATCGCTATGACGCGCAGCGCAAGCGCACGGTCGATCCCGAGGTCTCCGCGCTGATCGAACAGGACGCCCTCCGGCGCGGGTTCTTGCGCCGGACGATAGGCGACGAGGAAATCCTGGAGCGCTGTCTCTACGTCATGATCAACGAAGGGGCGCGCATCCTGGAGGAAGGCGTGGCCACGCGGCCCGAGGAAATCGACGCCATCTGGATGAACGGCTATGGCTTTCCCCGTTATCGCGGCGGCCCCATGTACTACGCCGACCGGATCGGCCTGCCGCGCATCCTGGCGCGCATTCACGCCTATGCGGAGCAGGTCGGCGCGCAGTATTGGACGCCCGCGCCGCTGTTGGCCGAACTGGCCCGCAAGGGCGCCGGTTTCTATTCCTCCTGAAACGAGAGACCCGGGCCCATGCCGAATCGAGACACCGTTTTGAGGGAACCGCCGTTGAGCGGCATCAAGGTGCTGGACATGACCCGCATCATGGCGGGACCGTGGTGCACGCAGAACCTGGCCGACCTGGGCGCCGACGTCTACAAGATCGAACGCCCGGACAGCGGCGACGACACCCGCGGCTGGGGGCCGCCGAACCTGATGGACGCCCGCGGCGAACGCACCCAGGAATCCGCCTACTACCTTGCCGCCAATCGCAACAAGAAGTCCGTCGCCCTGGACATCGCCACGCCGCAAGGCGCGCAAGCCTTGCGCGACCTGGCCCTGCATTGCGACGTCTTCGTGGAGAACTTCAAGGTGGGCGGCCTGGCCAGGTATGGCCTGGACTACGCCATGCTCAAGGAGATCAATCCGCGCCTGATCTATTGCTCCATCACCGGCTTCGGCCAGGACGGGCCCTACGCGGGCAAGCCGGGCTACGACTTCGTGATTCAGGCCATGGGCGGCCTGATGAGCATTACCGGCGAGCGCGACGACCTGCCCGGCGGCGGCCCGCAGAAGGCGGGTAATGCCGCGTCCGACCTGATGGCGGGCATGTACGCCACCACCGCCATTCTGGCTGCCCTGCACGAACGCGCGCGCAGCGGGCAGGGACAGCATATCGACATCTCCATGCTCGACTGCCAGGTGGCCGCGCTGGGGGTGCAGAATTTCAACTATTTCCTGTCGGGCGAGGTCCCGCGCCGGGAAGGCAATGCGCACGTCAACCTGGCGCCCTACCAGGTCTTCGCGGTGGCGGACGGCTTTATCGTGCTGGGCGTGGGCAACGACAGCCAATACCGGAAGTTCTGCCACGCGGCGGGCCGACCCGATCTGGCCGAGGATCCGCGCTACCGGACCAATACCAGCCGCGTCATCCACAAGCCGACGCTGATTCCCGAATTGGAGCGGCTGTTCCTGACGCGCGACCGCGACACGTGGCGGCGCCTGCTCGACGAGGCCGGCGTGCCGGTGGGCATGATCAACGACGTGGCCCAGGTTCACGCGGATCCGCAGGTGATCGCGCGCGGCCTGAAGTTTTCCCTGCCCCATCCCATCGCCGGCAGCGTGCCGCAGGTACGCAATCCCATGCGCCTATCGGGCAGTCCGGTGACCTATCGCAACGCGGCGCCCTTGCTGGGCGCCGACACGCAGGACATCCTGGGACGGCTGTCCGGTTACGACAGCGCGCGCATCGCGGCTTTGATGGCGTCCGCCGAGGCGCGGCAGGATCGCGGCGCGGCGCCCCCTCCGCCATCCATGCCTGATGAAAGAGGGAGAACATAGCCGGCTTGGCGTCGCGTCGCGGGGATCGTGTCCTTCCGGGGCGCGACACGCCACTGGATACGACCCTAGAGACCGCGCACCATATCGTAGATTTCGTGCAGCAGGGCCACCCGCGCGGATTGCCTGTTCCAGAGCAGGCCCACGCTGCGGAAGTGCTCATTGCCGGGCAGCGGGATTTTGCGCAGCTTGATGTCTTCCAGCAGCTCGCCCGCGCCGTCCGGCACCAGCGCGACGCCCAGGCCGCGTGAAACCAGCCGGGCGATGATTTCTATCGACGCGGTCTCGATGCGGATCTTGGGATGGATGTCGTGCTGGCGGAGGTATTGCGCGGCCAGTTGCCCGCCCCATAGCTTGCGGTCATAGCAGATGTGGGGATTGGCGCGCAGCAATTGGTTGGGATCGACTTCGGCCAGGCTGGCCGGCGCCAGCACCACCAGGGGTTCGTCGCGGACGCGCCGCCATTCGAGATTCTTGGGCATCTGGAATTGCGGCTGCAGGATCAGCGCTGCATCCATCTCGCCGTCGCACACCTGCGCGTACAGGTGGACCGAATATGCCTTCACCAGGTTGACCTCCAGGTTGGGATGCCTGGCGATCACGCGCTCCATCAAGGGCGGGATCAGGGTGCTCATGGCCGAGTCGAAGGCGCCCAGCGACAGGCGGCCGACCACGATGGGACCTTGGCCCGCCATCTTGAGATTGCGCACCTCCTCCATCACGCGGCGCGCCTGCGCCAGGATTTGCAGTCCCTCGGCGGTCGCCGTCACGGAGCGGCCGGAGCGGGTGAGCAGGCGATAGCCCAGCTCGTCCTCT
This genomic interval from Bordetella genomosp. 10 contains the following:
- a CDS encoding CaiB/BaiF CoA transferase family protein, which encodes MPNRDTVLREPPLSGIKVLDMTRIMAGPWCTQNLADLGADVYKIERPDSGDDTRGWGPPNLMDARGERTQESAYYLAANRNKKSVALDIATPQGAQALRDLALHCDVFVENFKVGGLARYGLDYAMLKEINPRLIYCSITGFGQDGPYAGKPGYDFVIQAMGGLMSITGERDDLPGGGPQKAGNAASDLMAGMYATTAILAALHERARSGQGQHIDISMLDCQVAALGVQNFNYFLSGEVPRREGNAHVNLAPYQVFAVADGFIVLGVGNDSQYRKFCHAAGRPDLAEDPRYRTNTSRVIHKPTLIPELERLFLTRDRDTWRRLLDEAGVPVGMINDVAQVHADPQVIARGLKFSLPHPIAGSVPQVRNPMRLSGSPVTYRNAAPLLGADTQDILGRLSGYDSARIAALMASAEARQDRGAAPPPPSMPDERGRT
- a CDS encoding LysR family transcriptional regulator — its product is MDTAFLQDFIQVVEAGSIAQVARQNGLTPAAVNLRIKKVEDELGYRLLTRSGRSVTATAEGLQILAQARRVMEEVRNLKMAGQGPIVVGRLSLGAFDSAMSTLIPPLMERVIARHPNLEVNLVKAYSVHLYAQVCDGEMDAALILQPQFQMPKNLEWRRVRDEPLVVLAPASLAEVDPNQLLRANPHICYDRKLWGGQLAAQYLRQHDIHPKIRIETASIEIIARLVSRGLGVALVPDGAGELLEDIKLRKIPLPGNEHFRSVGLLWNRQSARVALLHEIYDMVRGL